A DNA window from Mus pahari chromosome 13, PAHARI_EIJ_v1.1, whole genome shotgun sequence contains the following coding sequences:
- the Cabs1 gene encoding calcium-binding and spermatid-specific protein 1: MAEDGSPKIYSRPPRDNSKTPTEADIFFGADNTIPKSETTITSEGDHITSVNDCAPDGDFSTTVNKLAPTKEKLKLEDDIEGGLKSTTLPEKEITTPTEPPNSKPKESITENFIPVKIGNISSPVGTVSLIDFSSTMAKEDILLATIDTGEKEVVPTTEFSGTQEDSTADVEDASGFPDENTETDVTSSTYSDAPDDGAVPVTDSFSPEAEIPPSTEKEVTAIPDITNIAEENVTEINLIVSEDRPQTVTKLSDSEEEKFITVFELTNSAEKAKDNVEDPLTDEESTDGADDWMEKETASEAESHSVLLTAVESRYDFIVTASETDNVMVESHADTTDLSEDETTESATNVTEELPSGTSIVDTLNHKEDLSTTNSGIFKLLKEEPDDLMM, from the coding sequence ATGGCTGAAGATGGATCACCCAAAATTTATTCTCgacctccaagagacaacagtAAAACACCAACGGAAGCAGACATTTTCTTTGGGGCTGACAACACCATTCCTAAATCAGAAACAACTATTACCTCTGAAGGAGACCACATTACTTCAGTAAATGACTGCGCACCAGATGGTGATTTTTCAACTACAGTCAACAAGCTCGCACCTACAAAGGAAAAACTCAAATTAGAAGATGATATTGAAGGCGGTCTGAAATCAACAACTcttccagagaaagaaattacCACTCCGACTGAACCTCCAAACTCCAAACCTAAGGAGTCAATTACTGAAAATTTCATTCCAGTGAAAATTGGAAATATCTCATCCCCAGTTGGTACTGTTTCTTTAATAGATTTTTCCAGTACCATGGCAAAAGAAGACATCCTCTTAGCCACCATTGacacaggagaaaaagaagtcGTACCCACTACTGAGTTCTCTGGCACACAAGAGGACAGCACTGCTGATGTGGAGGATGCCTCTGGATTTCCAGATGAAAATACTGAAACTGATGTTACTTCCTCAACCTACTCCGATGCTCCTGATGATGGAGCTGTTCCGGTCactgactccttcagtcctgagGCTGAAATCCCTCCCTCGACTGAAAAGGAGGTCACTGCCATTCCAGACATAACCAACATTGCAGAAGAGAACGTAACTGAGATCAACTTGATTGTTTCAGAAGATAGGCCCCAAACTGTGACTAAACTAAGTGACTCTGAAGAAGAGAAATTTATCACTGTTTTTGAACTCACTAACTCAGCTGAAAAAGCCAAAGATAATGTAGAAGATCCTTTGACTGATGAGGAATCGACAGATGGAGCTGATGATTGGATGGAAAAGGAAACGGCAAGTGAAGCAGAGTCCCATTCTGTTCTGCTCACTGCTGTGGAATCGAGGTATGACTTCATTGTCACTGCCTCAGAAACTGACAACGTCATGGTGGAATCACACGCGGACACCACAGATTTGTCCGAAGACGAGACAACGGAGTCTGCCACCAATGTCACAGAGGAACTTCCTTCAGGGACCTCTATAGTAGATACACTTAATCACAAGGAGGACTTATCGACCACCAACTCCGGTATCTTCAAACTGCTGAAAGAAGAACCAGATGATCTCATGATGTAA
- the LOC110330334 gene encoding submaxillary gland androgen-regulated protein 3A-like, with product MKPFHLVFGLWVLIVCFLSCECHRGPGRHDHRGPPPPRPPPHGPGFGRPPFPPPCLPVPPHHRPPSNPSPPPTPSIPPTGPPPTPSIPPTGPPPTPSIPPTGPPPTEQATTIPAANISLTTPTATNSTDRFWRLWQLINSLLQP from the exons ATGAAGCCATTCCATTTGGTCTTTGGCCTCTGGGTTCTTATAGTATGCTTCCTG TCCTGTGAGTGTCACAGAGGCCCTGGAAGACATGATCATAGAGGACCACCTCCTCCTCGTCCCCCTCCCCATGGTCCAGGATTTGGTAGaccaccctttcctcctccttgtctACCAGTTCCTCCACATCATAGACCTCCAAGCAATCCTTCTCCTCCACCTACTCCAAGCATTCCTCCCACCGGACCTCCACCTACTCCAAGCATTCCTCCCACCGGACCTCCACCTACTCCAAGCATTCCTCCTACTGGACCTCCTCCCACAGAACAAGCAACTACAATACCAGCCGCCAACATCTCCCTAACTACTCCTACTGCTACAAATTCCACTGATAGATTCTGGAGGTTGTGGCAATTAATAAATTCCCTTTTGCAGccataa